The following proteins are encoded in a genomic region of Pseudoxanthomonas suwonensis 11-1:
- a CDS encoding M13 family metallopeptidase, producing MLLPLAIAAALAACSKDDTAATQADAAPALTLDESKLPPVNRFDLADLDETKQACDDFAGYANGKWLAANPIPGDRTSWGAFEMLDERSNAIQQQLAEQAGADTAATGVKKIVGDLWATGMDEAKINAQGIQPLAADLAAIDALSDTASIVEYLRTTAAKGGNFLFDFGAEADFQDPDLNIAYASQGGLGLPDSKYYTDADKQEIREKYVAHIARILELSGVDAAAAQEQAQQVMAFETRLAKASKSREDLSRDVSLYYNPVSLADADALTPNFPWSKFFESQGVAAPQQFSLAMPDFHREVDKALADTDPSVWKAYLRFHTVDGAAPFLSDEFVQENFNFYSATLRGQKEMKPRWKRVLGTINNQAGEALGQLYVQVAFPAESKAKMEALVANLGQALEARIQNLEWMSEETKAKALAKNAAFTTKIGYPDKWREWDGLETSRESYIGNVLAAQEFNYRWNLSKIGQPVDKTEWGMPPQMVNAYYNPLQNEIVFPAAILQPPFFDPQASDEMNYGGIGAVIGHEMTHGYDDQGSRFGATGKFENWWTPADAEGFAARTGKLVEQFNGYTTADGQKINGRHTLGENIADLGGLATAYDAMKKATEGQPDPMTDGLTRDQRFFLNWATVWRRNFTPEELKTRIATDEHAPAQFRAIGAPSNLPAFAAAFKCEPGQPMSRQGDAQVVIW from the coding sequence CTGCTGCTGCCGCTGGCCATCGCCGCCGCGCTGGCTGCCTGCTCCAAGGACGACACCGCCGCCACCCAGGCCGACGCCGCGCCCGCCCTGACCCTGGACGAGTCCAAGCTGCCGCCGGTCAACCGCTTCGACCTGGCCGACCTGGACGAGACCAAGCAGGCCTGCGACGACTTCGCCGGCTACGCCAACGGCAAGTGGCTGGCTGCCAACCCGATCCCGGGCGACCGCACCAGCTGGGGCGCGTTCGAGATGCTCGACGAGCGCTCCAACGCCATCCAGCAGCAGCTGGCCGAGCAGGCCGGCGCCGACACCGCCGCCACCGGCGTGAAGAAGATCGTCGGCGACCTGTGGGCCACCGGCATGGACGAGGCGAAGATCAACGCCCAGGGCATCCAGCCGCTGGCCGCCGACCTGGCCGCGATCGACGCGCTGTCCGATACCGCCAGCATCGTCGAGTACCTGCGCACCACCGCTGCCAAGGGCGGCAACTTCCTGTTCGACTTCGGTGCCGAAGCCGACTTCCAGGATCCGGACCTGAACATCGCCTACGCCAGCCAGGGCGGCCTGGGCCTGCCGGACAGCAAGTACTACACCGACGCGGACAAGCAGGAGATCCGCGAGAAGTACGTGGCCCACATCGCGCGCATCCTCGAGCTGTCCGGCGTCGACGCCGCCGCGGCCCAGGAGCAGGCGCAGCAGGTCATGGCCTTCGAGACCCGCCTGGCCAAGGCCTCCAAGTCGCGCGAGGACCTGAGCCGCGACGTCTCGCTGTACTACAACCCGGTCAGCCTGGCCGACGCCGACGCGCTGACCCCGAACTTCCCGTGGTCGAAGTTCTTCGAGTCGCAGGGCGTGGCCGCGCCGCAGCAGTTCTCGCTGGCGATGCCGGACTTCCACAGGGAGGTCGACAAGGCCCTGGCCGACACCGACCCGTCGGTGTGGAAGGCCTACCTGCGCTTCCACACCGTCGACGGCGCCGCGCCGTTCCTGAGCGACGAGTTCGTGCAGGAGAACTTCAACTTCTACTCGGCCACCCTGCGCGGCCAGAAGGAAATGAAGCCGCGCTGGAAGCGCGTGCTCGGCACGATCAACAACCAGGCCGGCGAAGCCCTGGGCCAGCTGTACGTGCAGGTCGCGTTCCCGGCCGAGTCCAAGGCCAAGATGGAGGCCCTGGTCGCCAACCTCGGCCAGGCGCTGGAAGCGCGCATCCAGAACCTGGAGTGGATGAGCGAGGAGACCAAGGCCAAGGCCCTGGCCAAGAACGCCGCGTTCACCACCAAGATCGGCTACCCCGACAAGTGGCGCGAGTGGGACGGCCTGGAGACCAGCCGCGAGAGCTACATCGGCAACGTGCTGGCCGCCCAGGAGTTCAACTACCGCTGGAACCTGTCCAAGATCGGCCAGCCGGTGGACAAGACCGAATGGGGCATGCCGCCGCAGATGGTCAACGCTTACTACAACCCGCTGCAGAACGAGATCGTGTTCCCGGCCGCCATCCTGCAGCCGCCTTTCTTCGACCCGCAGGCCAGCGACGAGATGAACTACGGCGGCATCGGCGCGGTGATCGGCCACGAGATGACCCACGGCTACGACGACCAGGGCAGCCGCTTCGGCGCGACCGGCAAGTTCGAGAACTGGTGGACCCCGGCCGACGCGGAAGGCTTCGCCGCCCGCACCGGCAAGCTGGTCGAACAGTTCAACGGCTACACCACCGCCGACGGCCAGAAGATCAACGGTCGCCACACCCTGGGCGAGAACATCGCCGACCTGGGTGGCCTGGCCACGGCCTATGACGCGATGAAGAAGGCCACCGAGGGCCAGCCGGACCCGATGACCGACGGCCTGACCCGCGACCAGCGCTTCTTCCTCAACTGGGCCACGGTGTGGCGTCGCAACTTCACCCCGGAAGAGCTGAAGACCCGCATCGCCACCGACGAGCACGCCCCGGCGCAGTTCCGCGCCATCGGCGCGCCGTCGAACCTGCCGGCCTTCGCCGCCGCGTTCAAGTGCGAGCCGGGCCAGCCGATGTCGCGCCAGGGCGATGCCCAGGTCGTGATCTGGTAA
- a CDS encoding M13-type metalloendopeptidase gives MPHPLRPLSLAFALALSLAAGGAAAQAPVEPGNSPLAAPAQCTDFYSQANASWLAANPPAAGPESVLGQLVAHTRQQQRELLDEAMRAPRNDVQKRLGDLWASGLDEDAVEADGARPIAPLLARIDGIRRGSDVPAVIGELHRTGIPVAFNFAPDFDLKALDRHIGYFMPGGTGLGDPAFYTRDNPSNRATLARYRDYVRRMLALTGSTPDRLDGDVDAVIAIETAIARRSPSRVALENPFRSYVPVKVRDVARTYPNLQLDRFLRAQGVKDDVVSLPDPTLFAELDSLVAKLPPEQWKAYLRWRVGDAMAPYLSRDFREASRAFRGGGSSREELVLDAINLTAGPMLGREYAARHLPAATRQRAAEVADQVRRAQMAAVDTASWLDPESRAEAKAKLAAVQIEVGAPRRELDYAMPPMDRASFGGNILLASAWRQREEMKRIGRGTPDRRWDVLPQQPSVAYDATRNRLVVTAAVLQAPVFEAGNPAREYGAYGALVGNQLTRAVDARGALVDARGELRSWWSAADRGAWNLLGQRVAAQYANHTHPALAGARVDGARIKEQAISDLAGLELALAAWKRAHPQAGPEQQQAVFFAWSQLWGRREPATAARRGMHAPGPLRSNITLSNLPEFAEAFGCRAGQPMQRAETAQVRIWR, from the coding sequence ATGCCGCACCCGCTCCGCCCCCTGTCCCTCGCCTTCGCCCTGGCGCTGTCCCTGGCTGCCGGTGGCGCTGCCGCGCAGGCGCCTGTCGAGCCCGGCAACTCGCCGCTGGCCGCTCCCGCGCAATGCACGGATTTCTACAGCCAGGCCAATGCCTCCTGGCTGGCCGCCAACCCGCCCGCCGCCGGCCCGGAGAGCGTCCTCGGCCAACTCGTCGCGCACACCCGCCAGCAGCAGCGCGAGCTGCTCGACGAGGCGATGCGCGCCCCGCGCAACGACGTGCAGAAGCGCCTGGGCGACCTGTGGGCCAGCGGGCTGGACGAGGACGCGGTGGAAGCCGACGGCGCACGCCCGATCGCACCGCTGCTGGCACGCATCGATGGCATCCGCCGCGGCAGCGACGTGCCCGCAGTGATCGGCGAACTGCACCGTACCGGCATCCCGGTGGCCTTCAACTTCGCCCCGGACTTCGACCTCAAGGCGCTGGACCGGCACATCGGCTATTTCATGCCCGGCGGCACCGGCTTGGGCGATCCGGCCTTCTATACCCGCGACAACCCATCCAACCGCGCGACCCTCGCCCGCTACCGCGACTACGTGCGCCGGATGCTGGCGCTAACCGGCTCCACGCCGGACCGCCTGGATGGCGACGTGGATGCGGTGATCGCGATCGAGACGGCGATCGCGCGTCGATCGCCCTCGAGGGTGGCGCTGGAGAATCCGTTCCGGTCCTACGTTCCGGTGAAGGTGCGTGATGTCGCCCGGACCTACCCGAACCTGCAGCTGGACCGCTTCCTGCGCGCCCAGGGCGTCAAGGACGACGTGGTCTCCCTGCCCGACCCGACCCTGTTCGCCGAGCTCGACAGCCTCGTTGCGAAGCTGCCGCCGGAACAGTGGAAGGCCTACCTGCGCTGGCGCGTGGGCGATGCCATGGCCCCGTACCTGTCGCGTGACTTCCGTGAGGCCAGTCGCGCCTTCCGCGGTGGTGGTTCCTCGCGCGAGGAACTGGTGCTGGACGCGATCAACCTGACCGCCGGGCCGATGCTGGGCCGCGAGTACGCGGCCCGCCACCTCCCCGCCGCCACGCGCCAGCGCGCTGCCGAGGTCGCCGACCAGGTGCGACGCGCGCAGATGGCCGCGGTGGACACGGCCAGCTGGCTGGACCCGGAATCGCGTGCCGAGGCCAAGGCCAAGCTGGCGGCCGTGCAGATCGAGGTAGGCGCCCCGCGCCGCGAGCTCGACTACGCGATGCCGCCCATGGACCGCGCCAGCTTCGGCGGAAACATCCTGCTGGCCTCGGCCTGGCGGCAGCGCGAGGAGATGAAGCGGATCGGACGCGGCACCCCGGACCGCCGCTGGGACGTGCTGCCGCAACAGCCGTCGGTGGCCTACGACGCCACCCGCAACCGCCTGGTCGTCACCGCCGCGGTGCTGCAGGCGCCGGTGTTCGAGGCCGGTAACCCGGCGCGCGAGTACGGCGCCTACGGCGCCCTGGTGGGCAACCAGCTCACCCGTGCGGTCGACGCCCGTGGCGCCCTGGTCGATGCCCGGGGCGAGCTGCGCAGCTGGTGGAGCGCCGCCGACCGCGGTGCGTGGAACCTGCTTGGCCAGCGGGTGGCGGCGCAGTACGCCAACCACACCCATCCGGCCCTGGCCGGTGCCCGGGTCGATGGCGCCCGGATCAAGGAACAGGCCATCTCCGACCTGGCCGGCCTGGAACTGGCGCTGGCTGCCTGGAAGCGCGCCCACCCGCAGGCCGGGCCGGAGCAGCAGCAGGCGGTGTTCTTCGCGTGGTCGCAGCTGTGGGGCCGGCGCGAACCCGCCACCGCCGCACGTCGTGGCATGCATGCGCCGGGGCCGCTGCGCAGCAACATCACCCTGTCCAACCTGCCGGAATTCGCCGAGGCCTTCGGCTGCCGCGCAGGCCAGCCTATGCAGCGTGCCGAGACCGCACAGGTGCGGATCTGGCGCTGA
- a CDS encoding rhomboid family intramembrane serine protease, giving the protein MFATRLPPVTKALLIANVAVFLLQLVLGDTTFSAFMLWPPLGFDPFWPAQSFQPWQLLSYGFLHGSLGHLFFNMLALYMFGAPLESTWGPRRFLTYWLVTVAGAGLCQLLVGWWAVSSGSPPYPTIGASGGVFGLLLAYGMLFPNQRVMLLFPPIPMKARTFVIVFGVAELVLGMTGWQPGVAHFAHLGGMLFGWLVIRYWRGQPPFGGGRRPPPPNRPNHLRRVK; this is encoded by the coding sequence ATGTTCGCGACGCGACTGCCTCCCGTCACCAAGGCCCTGCTGATCGCCAACGTGGCGGTATTCCTGCTGCAGCTGGTCCTCGGCGACACCACCTTCTCGGCCTTCATGCTGTGGCCGCCGCTGGGCTTCGACCCGTTCTGGCCGGCACAGAGCTTCCAGCCCTGGCAGCTGCTGAGCTATGGCTTCCTGCACGGCAGCCTGGGCCACCTGTTCTTCAACATGCTGGCGCTGTACATGTTCGGCGCCCCGCTGGAGTCGACCTGGGGGCCGCGTCGGTTCCTGACCTACTGGCTGGTCACCGTGGCCGGTGCCGGCCTGTGCCAGCTGCTGGTGGGCTGGTGGGCCGTGTCCTCCGGGTCCCCGCCGTATCCGACCATTGGTGCCTCCGGCGGCGTGTTCGGCCTGCTGCTGGCCTACGGCATGCTGTTCCCCAACCAGCGGGTGATGCTGCTGTTCCCGCCGATCCCGATGAAGGCACGTACCTTCGTGATCGTGTTCGGCGTGGCCGAGCTGGTGCTGGGCATGACCGGCTGGCAGCCGGGCGTGGCCCACTTCGCCCACCTCGGCGGCATGCTGTTCGGCTGGCTGGTGATCCGCTACTGGCGCGGCCAGCCGCCGTTCGGTGGCGGCCGCCGCCCGCCGCCGCCAAACCGGCCCAACCACCTGCGCCGGGTCAAGTAG
- a CDS encoding MGMT family protein: protein MPDSIDAAARILAAVRAIPRGQVAGYGEVARRAGLPGRARLAARVLAQNTDRTLPWHRVLRADGRIAFPEGSAGFREQCQRLRAEGVAVVGGRVRRQPGAHSDLDTAVWGPDAG from the coding sequence ATGCCGGATTCCATTGACGCCGCCGCCCGCATCCTCGCCGCCGTGCGCGCGATCCCGCGCGGGCAGGTCGCCGGTTATGGCGAGGTGGCGCGTCGCGCCGGCTTGCCGGGCAGGGCACGGCTGGCGGCGCGGGTGCTGGCGCAGAACACCGACCGCACGCTGCCGTGGCACCGGGTGTTGAGGGCCGACGGACGCATCGCCTTTCCGGAAGGCTCGGCGGGTTTCCGCGAGCAGTGCCAGCGCCTGCGCGCCGAGGGCGTGGCGGTGGTCGGCGGACGCGTGCGTCGCCAGCCCGGCGCCCACAGCGACCTGGATACCGCGGTCTGGGGGCCGGACGCGGGCTGA
- a CDS encoding inorganic phosphate transporter, with protein MLTLVLVVILAALVFEFINGFHDTANSIATVVATKVLSPGAAVSLAAVMNLIGALMGTAVAATIATGIINTDVVEASSQVILCALLGGIGWNLFTWWFGLPSSSSHALIGGLCGAGLAAASNNWDALIWSQHLGSWSQNKGLLWKVFLPMVTSPLAGFVMGVAIMLLLWAIIAGMARAGGVLRRLARPRWVNAFFGKAQIASAAYMGFAHGHNDAQKTMGIIALTLMGAEAAGTLDNLPSWLAFLHPGDNDSTHIATWIVLTCALVMAAGTASGGWRIIKTLGHKMVKLHPIHGFAAETSSATVLTLAAHFGMPVSTTHSISTAIMGVGFAKNPRALKIGVIERIIWAWIMTIPAAGGLAWLFLRGMKAMGWA; from the coding sequence ATGCTGACCCTCGTGCTGGTCGTGATCCTGGCCGCGCTCGTCTTCGAGTTCATCAACGGCTTCCACGACACCGCCAACTCGATCGCCACGGTCGTGGCGACCAAGGTGCTGTCGCCCGGCGCGGCGGTATCGCTGGCCGCGGTGATGAACCTGATCGGCGCGCTGATGGGCACCGCGGTGGCGGCGACCATCGCGACCGGCATCATCAACACCGACGTGGTCGAGGCCAGCTCGCAGGTGATCCTGTGCGCGCTGCTGGGCGGGATCGGCTGGAACCTGTTCACCTGGTGGTTCGGCCTGCCGTCCTCGTCCTCGCACGCCCTGATCGGCGGCCTCTGCGGCGCCGGCCTGGCCGCGGCCAGCAACAACTGGGACGCGCTGATCTGGTCGCAGCACCTGGGCAGCTGGTCGCAGAACAAGGGCCTGCTGTGGAAGGTGTTCCTGCCGATGGTCACCTCGCCTCTGGCCGGCTTCGTCATGGGCGTGGCGATCATGCTCCTGCTGTGGGCGATCATCGCCGGCATGGCCCGCGCCGGCGGCGTGCTGCGCCGTCTGGCTCGTCCGCGCTGGGTCAATGCGTTCTTCGGCAAGGCGCAGATCGCCTCGGCCGCGTACATGGGCTTCGCCCACGGCCACAACGACGCGCAGAAGACCATGGGCATCATCGCCCTGACCCTGATGGGCGCCGAAGCCGCCGGCACCCTGGACAACCTGCCGTCGTGGCTGGCCTTCCTGCACCCGGGTGACAACGACAGCACCCACATCGCCACCTGGATCGTGCTGACCTGCGCCCTGGTGATGGCGGCCGGTACCGCCTCCGGCGGCTGGCGCATCATCAAGACCCTGGGCCACAAGATGGTCAAGCTGCACCCGATCCACGGCTTCGCCGCCGAGACCAGCTCGGCCACGGTGCTGACCCTGGCTGCGCACTTCGGCATGCCGGTCTCGACCACCCACAGCATCTCCACCGCGATCATGGGCGTGGGCTTCGCCAAGAACCCGCGGGCGCTGAAGATCGGCGTGATCGAGCGCATCATCTGGGCCTGGATCATGACCATCCCGGCCGCCGGCGGCCTGGCCTGGCTGTTCCTGCGCGGCATGAAGGCGATGGGCTGGGCCTGA
- a CDS encoding DUF47 domain-containing protein, which translates to MFSLQTIFGSGKQFFTLLDEAAVAAHDSTKALYQMMKAADRQPALDAFKLARQRERTASEKIGQALVDSFMTPLEREDIEALGSALYKIPKQVEKFADRYSLATQHLAHIDFAPRAAMLEQAAGVVVEMVHGLRHMNLDKMTVLNEKLRSIENEADRLMLELYRDIYSGRLDHLQMFLLKEFFEILEKAIDRCREAGVVVYQITLKNS; encoded by the coding sequence ATGTTCTCACTGCAGACCATTTTCGGCTCCGGCAAGCAGTTCTTCACGCTGCTGGACGAGGCGGCCGTCGCGGCCCACGACAGCACCAAGGCCCTGTACCAGATGATGAAGGCCGCCGACCGGCAGCCGGCCCTGGATGCGTTCAAGCTGGCCCGCCAGCGCGAGCGGACCGCCTCGGAGAAGATCGGCCAGGCCCTGGTCGACAGCTTCATGACCCCGCTGGAGCGCGAGGACATCGAGGCCCTGGGTTCGGCGCTGTACAAGATCCCCAAGCAGGTCGAGAAGTTCGCCGACCGCTATTCGCTGGCCACCCAGCACCTGGCCCACATCGACTTCGCCCCGCGCGCGGCGATGCTGGAGCAGGCCGCCGGCGTGGTGGTGGAGATGGTCCATGGCCTGCGGCACATGAACCTGGACAAGATGACCGTGCTCAACGAGAAGTTGCGTTCGATCGAGAACGAGGCCGACCGGCTGATGCTCGAGCTGTACCGCGACATCTACTCCGGGCGCCTGGACCATCTGCAGATGTTCCTGCTGAAGGAATTCTTCGAGATCCTGGAGAAGGCCATCGACCGCTGCCGCGAGGCCGGCGTGGTGGTCTACCAGATCACGCTCAAGAACAGCTGA
- a CDS encoding hemolysin family protein, whose protein sequence is MAELLIVFALILLNGFFAMSEMSVMTSRKSRLKQLAQASKRAARALSLSERPENFLSTVQIGITLIGILTGLFGGEAIGLAIGGWLDNVFPALGQYAATLGKLLAVALITYFTLIFGELVPKRLAITAPERIASFVAMPMGWLARIAFPFVWLLSQSTRLVLRAVGLGKDQVSTISEEEIRMLVAESHEQGVIDAHERDMMNRVMRLGDRTADSLMTPRNRIAWLDANAPLEENLQAMHEHRFSRYPVYRGSDEDVAGVLEVKSLVLTAHGLDGDLFHDLRHTLFVSESTHAMKLLEIFREEQQSMALVVDEYGEIQGLVTVNDVMGAVLGRLQAVEHNDGEALVVTREDGSLLVGGSLPADDLRELMGGVALPDPEEGDYHTLAGMCIAHFGRIPHVGEYFDWAGWRIEVVDLDGARIDKLLLSQLPVEDDGEAD, encoded by the coding sequence GTGGCTGAGCTGCTGATCGTTTTCGCCCTGATCCTGCTGAACGGCTTCTTCGCGATGTCGGAGATGTCGGTCATGACCTCGCGCAAGAGCCGCCTCAAGCAGCTCGCGCAGGCCAGCAAGCGCGCCGCGCGCGCCCTGTCGCTGTCCGAGCGGCCCGAGAACTTCCTGTCCACGGTCCAGATCGGCATCACCCTGATCGGCATCCTCACCGGCCTGTTCGGCGGCGAGGCCATCGGCCTGGCGATCGGCGGCTGGCTGGACAACGTGTTCCCCGCCCTTGGCCAGTACGCCGCCACCCTCGGCAAGCTGCTGGCGGTGGCCCTGATCACCTACTTCACGCTGATCTTCGGCGAGCTGGTGCCCAAGCGCCTGGCCATCACCGCCCCGGAGCGAATCGCCAGCTTCGTCGCCATGCCCATGGGCTGGCTGGCGCGGATCGCCTTCCCGTTCGTGTGGCTGCTGTCGCAGAGCACCCGGCTGGTGCTGCGCGCGGTCGGCCTGGGCAAGGACCAGGTCAGCACCATCAGCGAAGAGGAGATCCGCATGCTGGTGGCGGAGAGCCACGAGCAGGGCGTGATCGACGCGCACGAGCGCGACATGATGAACCGGGTCATGCGCCTGGGCGACCGCACCGCCGACAGCCTGATGACCCCGCGCAACCGGATCGCCTGGCTGGACGCGAACGCGCCGCTGGAAGAGAACCTGCAGGCGATGCACGAGCACCGGTTCTCGCGCTATCCGGTCTATCGCGGCAGCGACGAGGACGTGGCCGGCGTGCTGGAGGTCAAGTCGCTGGTGCTGACCGCCCACGGCCTGGACGGCGACCTGTTCCACGACCTCAGGCACACATTGTTCGTGTCAGAGTCCACCCATGCGATGAAGCTGCTGGAGATCTTCCGCGAGGAACAGCAATCGATGGCGCTGGTGGTGGACGAATACGGCGAGATCCAGGGCCTGGTCACCGTCAACGACGTGATGGGCGCGGTGCTGGGCCGCCTGCAGGCGGTCGAGCACAACGACGGCGAGGCCCTGGTGGTCACCCGCGAGGACGGCTCGCTGCTGGTAGGCGGCTCGCTGCCCGCCGACGACCTGCGCGAACTGATGGGTGGCGTCGCCCTGCCCGACCCCGAGGAAGGCGACTACCACACGCTTGCCGGCATGTGCATCGCGCACTTCGGCCGCATCCCGCACGTGGGCGAGTACTTCGACTGGGCCGGCTGGCGCATCGAGGTGGTCGACCTGGACGGTGCCCGCATCGACAAGCTGCTGCTGAGCCAGCTGCCGGTCGAGGACGATGGCGAGGCCGACTGA
- a CDS encoding exopolysaccharide biosynthesis protein → MARPTDPAGPTPARSGLTRLLDGFAQGDPDELLTLDHLLGDLGRSAFGMFLFVSILPGFIPVPGAAGVVAGPLVVLIGLQLIAGLSRPWLPRFVGRRGPRRSTLNRFRQRIAPWLGRLEHLVRPRLQGLAGNRAANALTGLLMAVLGVLLALPIPMTNYVFAGLLLLFALALLERDGALLLCLWLVSATTIGVMAVVSGELAALVGQWIDRLG, encoded by the coding sequence ATGGCGAGGCCGACTGACCCGGCTGGCCCCACCCCGGCCCGCAGCGGGCTCACGCGCCTGCTCGACGGCTTCGCGCAGGGCGATCCGGACGAACTGCTCACCCTGGACCACCTGCTCGGCGACCTGGGGCGCAGCGCCTTCGGCATGTTCCTGTTCGTGTCGATCCTGCCGGGCTTCATCCCGGTACCGGGCGCCGCCGGCGTGGTCGCCGGCCCGCTGGTGGTGCTGATCGGCCTGCAGCTGATCGCCGGGCTGTCGCGGCCCTGGCTGCCACGCTTCGTCGGTCGGCGTGGCCCGCGGCGGAGCACCCTCAACCGCTTCCGCCAGCGGATCGCGCCGTGGCTGGGACGGCTGGAACACCTGGTCCGCCCTCGCCTGCAGGGGCTGGCCGGCAACCGCGCGGCCAACGCCCTGACCGGGCTCCTGATGGCGGTATTGGGCGTGCTGCTGGCGCTGCCGATCCCGATGACCAACTACGTCTTCGCCGGCCTGCTGCTCCTGTTCGCGCTGGCCCTGCTGGAGCGCGACGGCGCCCTGCTGCTGTGCCTGTGGCTGGTCTCGGCCACCACCATCGGGGTGATGGCGGTGGTCTCGGGCGAACTGGCCGCCCTGGTCGGCCAGTGGATCGACCGCCTGGGCTGA